A portion of the Candidatus Woesearchaeota archaeon genome contains these proteins:
- a CDS encoding cupin domain-containing protein, which produces MKKGYKDNIEKLTVENDNFRKVLYTAEHCQLVLMSLNPGEEIGSEIHDDGDQFFRFEKGKGKVIINETEYDVSDGDSVIVPAGTTHNVVNISDSEPLKLYTIYAPPHHKDGIVRATREEAITNGPEFDGTTTE; this is translated from the coding sequence ATGAAAAAAGGGTATAAAGATAATATTGAAAAGCTCACGGTGGAAAATGATAATTTTCGTAAGGTGCTTTATACGGCCGAACACTGCCAATTAGTATTAATGTCACTTAATCCTGGAGAGGAGATTGGCTCTGAAATTCATGACGATGGAGATCAATTTTTTCGTTTTGAAAAAGGGAAAGGGAAAGTCATTATCAATGAAACTGAATATGATGTCTCTGATGGCGACAGCGTGATTGTGCCAGCTGGAACAACGCATAATGTTGTTAATATTTCAGATAGCGAACCTCTTAAGCTTTATACTATTTATGCTCCGCCACATCATAAAGACGGCATTGTACGTGCTACCAGAGAAGAAGCCATAACAAATGGTCCAGAATTTGACGGCACAACAACAGAATAA
- a CDS encoding CTP synthase, translating to MARYIFVAGGVMSGIGKGIATASIGRILKSKGFKVTAIKIDPYINVDAGTMNPIEHGEVFVTDDGVECDQDVGNYERFLDENIYTDNYLTTGRVYQSVINKERNLEYGGKCVEVVPDIPNEVIATINRAGKKVKADFILIEIGGTVGEYQNMLFLEAARMLKISNPKDVLFILVSYMPIPEIMGEMKTKPTQYAVRTLNSAGIQPDMILARSTTPLDELRKRKLSNFCNVEIQDIISAPDVKSIYEVPINFEKENMGNRILKKFNLRARPSDLKEWGKLVKMIQNSPLLVEIGIVGKYFESGNFTLTDSYISVIEAIKHAAFSFHRKAKITWISSENFEKNPKTLSMLKKFDGIIVPGGFGNRGIEGKIKVIEYCRKNKIPFLGLCLGMQLAVIEFARNVCGLKDATSAEFKQSSKNIVIDVMPEQKVLLKEKRYGGTMRLGSYNCKLKPGTLSYKVYDKPNISERHRHRYELNNEYRNILEKNGMIIAGVNPEKDLAEIIEIPNHPFFVASQFHPEFKSRPLKPHPLFKEFIRVAIKK from the coding sequence ATGGCACGATATATTTTCGTAGCAGGAGGCGTAATGTCTGGCATAGGCAAGGGCATAGCAACGGCCTCTATAGGAAGAATTTTAAAAAGCAAAGGATTTAAGGTTACAGCAATAAAAATTGACCCTTATATCAACGTTGATGCTGGCACAATGAATCCTATTGAACATGGAGAAGTTTTTGTAACTGATGATGGCGTAGAGTGCGACCAGGATGTTGGCAACTATGAAAGGTTTTTAGATGAAAATATATACACCGATAACTATCTTACAACAGGCAGAGTTTATCAATCTGTAATCAACAAAGAAAGGAACTTAGAATATGGAGGGAAATGCGTTGAAGTAGTGCCAGATATTCCCAATGAAGTAATAGCAACAATAAATAGAGCAGGCAAAAAAGTTAAAGCCGACTTCATATTAATTGAAATCGGAGGAACAGTAGGCGAATATCAAAATATGCTGTTTTTGGAAGCCGCCAGAATGTTAAAAATAAGCAATCCAAAAGATGTGCTTTTTATTTTGGTAAGCTATATGCCAATTCCTGAAATAATGGGCGAAATGAAGACAAAGCCAACACAATATGCTGTTAGAACGCTAAATTCAGCTGGTATTCAACCCGACATGATTTTAGCCAGGTCTACAACTCCTTTGGACGAACTCAGGAAAAGAAAACTTTCTAATTTTTGTAATGTTGAGATTCAAGATATTATTTCCGCCCCAGATGTAAAATCCATATATGAAGTGCCGATTAATTTTGAAAAAGAAAATATGGGGAACAGAATATTGAAAAAATTTAATTTAAGGGCCAGACCATCTGATTTAAAAGAATGGGGTAAATTAGTTAAAATGATACAAAATTCTCCTTTGCTAGTTGAAATTGGAATAGTCGGTAAATATTTTGAATCAGGAAACTTTACTTTAACAGATTCTTATATCTCCGTGATTGAAGCAATAAAACACGCTGCCTTTTCTTTTCATAGAAAAGCAAAAATTACATGGATATCATCAGAAAACTTTGAAAAAAATCCTAAAACACTTTCAATGCTCAAAAAATTTGACGGCATAATTGTTCCGGGAGGATTCGGAAATAGGGGAATAGAAGGAAAGATAAAAGTTATTGAGTATTGCAGAAAAAATAAAATCCCGTTTCTGGGATTATGTTTGGGAATGCAGTTGGCAGTGATAGAATTTGCAAGAAACGTCTGCGGATTAAAAGATGCCACTTCAGCAGAATTTAAACAATCTTCAAAAAATATTGTAATTGATGTTATGCCAGAACAAAAAGTTCTCCTAAAAGAAAAGAGATATGGAGGTACAATGAGACTAGGGTCTTATAACTGCAAATTAAAACCAGGTACTTTAAGCTATAAGGTCTACGACAAGCCCAATATATCAGAGCGCCATCGCCATCGTTATGAATTAAATAATGAATATAGAAATATCCTGGAAAAAAACGGCATGATAATAGCCGGAGTAAATCCGGAAAAAGATTTGGCGGAAATTATTGAAATTCCAAATCATCCATTTTTCGTAGCTAGCCAATTCCATCCAGAATTTAAATCAAGACCGCTAAAACCTCATCCTCTTTTCAAGGAATTTATAAGAGTGGCAATCAAGAAATAG
- a CDS encoding uracil-DNA glycosylase, translated as MDKISALEKLKQEIENDKNLPLKSNLVFGEGSSDSEVIFIGEAPGATEDEQKRPFVGRSGQLLRRLICELGWKEENVYITNIVKRRPPENRDPLPKEIEKYKPYLTSQIKIINPKVIVPLGRFSMNYFLPNAKITRDQGKLFKVADWFVAPMFHPAAALRAPAMMKEFQKNFKKLPAMLKKIKETNNGN; from the coding sequence ATGGATAAAATTTCTGCTTTAGAAAAACTTAAACAAGAAATTGAAAACGATAAAAATCTTCCACTTAAATCAAATTTGGTATTCGGCGAGGGGAGTTCTGACAGTGAAGTGATTTTTATTGGCGAAGCTCCGGGAGCAACTGAAGATGAACAAAAAAGACCATTTGTTGGCAGATCCGGCCAACTTTTACGCAGATTAATATGCGAACTTGGCTGGAAAGAGGAAAATGTTTATATTACAAATATAGTAAAACGCAGACCGCCAGAAAACAGAGACCCATTGCCAAAAGAAATAGAAAAATATAAGCCATATCTCACTAGTCAAATTAAAATAATAAATCCCAAAGTAATTGTTCCGCTTGGCCGTTTCTCAATGAACTATTTTTTGCCGAATGCTAAAATAACGCGTGACCAGGGGAAACTTTTTAAAGTAGCTGATTGGTTTGTGGCGCCAATGTTCCACCCTGCGGCAGCTCTTCGCGCCCCAGCTATGATGAAAGAATTTCAAAAAAATTTTAAAAAATTACCAGCAATGCTTAAGAAAATTAAAGAAACAAATAACGGCAATTGA
- a CDS encoding S41 family peptidase, whose protein sequence is MISFNKRKIFLFLGLIVAFLLVFGVGFYIGQKQVVCPICAPTNIDLSLFWDAYYKLQENFVDSTKLDTQKIIYGAISGMTNSLGDPYTNFFNPTEAKKFEQDLSGSFDGIGVEIGLKKNQLTIIAPMENTPGKKAGLRAGDVIISINGKSTSDMDIDEAVDLIRGTKGTEVTLTIFRDDWKDTKDIKIIRDTINIPSSDWKLKDGDIAYVRIHLFDGSLSSNFNKIALEILKSPAKRIVLDLRNNPGGYLEVARDISGWFLKKDQVVTIENFGENKDKKYYKTDGNANFSEYPIVVLINQGSASASEILSGALRDNRKIKLIGEKSFGKGSVQQVLELRDGSMIKITVAKWLTPNGNSISEVGLTPDIKIELTDKDFEDNKDPQLDKALEIIKNLK, encoded by the coding sequence ATGATATCTTTTAACAAACGGAAAATATTTTTATTTTTAGGGCTTATAGTGGCTTTTTTACTTGTTTTTGGAGTGGGTTTTTACATTGGCCAAAAACAAGTAGTTTGTCCAATTTGCGCTCCCACAAATATTGATCTTTCTCTTTTTTGGGATGCTTATTATAAACTTCAAGAAAATTTTGTTGACTCAACAAAATTAGATACGCAAAAAATAATTTATGGGGCAATATCTGGGATGACAAATTCTCTGGGAGATCCGTATACTAATTTTTTTAATCCCACTGAAGCCAAGAAATTTGAGCAAGACCTATCTGGTTCTTTTGATGGAATTGGCGTAGAAATTGGATTAAAAAAGAATCAATTAACAATAATCGCCCCTATGGAAAATACTCCTGGGAAAAAAGCCGGTCTAAGGGCAGGCGATGTAATAATAAGTATAAATGGTAAAAGCACTTCTGATATGGACATAGATGAGGCAGTGGATTTAATTAGGGGCACAAAAGGAACAGAAGTAACTTTAACAATCTTTAGAGATGATTGGAAAGACACAAAAGATATTAAAATTATTAGAGATACAATTAATATTCCCTCTTCAGATTGGAAGCTCAAAGATGGAGATATTGCCTATGTTCGCATACATTTATTTGACGGATCACTGTCATCTAATTTTAACAAAATCGCATTAGAAATTTTAAAGAGTCCAGCCAAAAGGATAGTTTTGGACTTAAGAAACAATCCCGGCGGTTATCTTGAAGTTGCCAGGGATATATCGGGTTGGTTCTTAAAGAAAGACCAGGTTGTAACAATAGAAAATTTTGGGGAAAACAAAGATAAAAAATATTATAAAACTGACGGTAATGCCAATTTTTCTGAATATCCTATAGTTGTTTTAATAAACCAAGGTTCAGCATCTGCATCTGAAATATTATCTGGAGCATTAAGAGACAACAGAAAAATTAAGTTAATAGGCGAAAAATCTTTTGGAAAAGGATCCGTCCAGCAAGTGTTGGAGTTAAGAGACGGCTCTATGATTAAAATAACTGTTGCAAAGTGGCTTACTCCAAACGGAAATTCAATATCAGAGGTGGGATTAACTCCTGATATAAAAATAGAATTAACAGATAAAGATTTTGAGGACAATAAGGACCCACAATTAGATAAAGCGCTTGAAATAATTAAGAATTTAAAGTAG
- a CDS encoding 50S ribosomal protein L27, whose protein sequence is MSKTKQGGSSRLGRDSAAQRLGIKVDDGGKVKVGMIIIRQRGTKYLLGKNVKRGSDDTIYALRNGVVRFSTKLKKLFNRSQRLAKVVSVDPIS, encoded by the coding sequence ATGTCAAAAACTAAACAAGGTGGTTCGTCTAGATTAGGCAGGGATTCGGCGGCCCAAAGACTTGGTATTAAGGTGGATGATGGAGGAAAGGTAAAAGTGGGAATGATTATTATCAGGCAAAGAGGCACAAAATATCTCCTTGGTAAAAATGTGAAAAGAGGCTCAGACGACACTATTTATGCACTCCGCAACGGCGTTGTTCGTTTTAGTACAAAGTTAAAAAAACTTTTTAACAGGTCTCAGAGGTTAGCAAAAGTTGTAAGTGTTGACCCTATTTCTTGA
- a CDS encoding thioredoxin domain-containing protein yields MSEKINKLIIPFSIIIAGLIIGGAIYFSGKNSASPVATNNNQGQEINQPIQQPSADVDISKVKTSGIPFVGNANAPVVLATWEDFQCPFCKQLETTVIDQIVKDYPDKVKIVFKDFQFLGNDSQTAGIAGRAVWEVAPNKYFDWRMAIYDKQDNENSGWGSKDDIIALTKTILGAGNGDKVANLMNSKQSEYQKAIDNDKTEGGTFGINGTPGSIIGKNLISGAQPYSAFKQIIDLALQGQ; encoded by the coding sequence ATGTCAGAAAAAATCAACAAATTAATAATTCCTTTTTCAATCATTATTGCAGGTCTTATTATCGGAGGAGCAATTTATTTTTCAGGTAAAAATTCGGCATCTCCTGTCGCAACAAATAATAACCAGGGTCAAGAAATAAATCAACCTATACAGCAACCAAGCGCTGACGTTGATATTAGTAAAGTTAAAACATCTGGCATTCCTTTCGTGGGTAATGCAAACGCGCCAGTAGTATTGGCAACTTGGGAAGACTTTCAGTGTCCATTCTGTAAACAGTTAGAGACAACTGTTATAGATCAGATTGTTAAGGATTATCCAGACAAAGTAAAAATAGTATTTAAGGACTTTCAATTTTTAGGTAACGACTCGCAAACAGCCGGTATCGCAGGAAGAGCAGTCTGGGAAGTTGCTCCCAATAAATATTTTGACTGGCGCATGGCAATATATGACAAACAAGATAATGAAAATTCAGGATGGGGAAGCAAAGATGATATTATTGCTCTCACCAAAACCATACTCGGAGCTGGTAATGGAGATAAAGTTGCAAACTTAATGAATTCAAAACAATCTGAATATCAAAAGGCGATAGATAATGACAAAACTGAAGGAGGAACCTTCGGCATTAATGGGACTCCTGGTTCCATTATAGGCAAGAATCTTATTTCTGGGGCACAGCCATATTCTGCTTTCAAGCAAATTATCGATTTGGCTCTGCAGGGACAATAA
- the rplI gene encoding 50S ribosomal protein L9, protein MKVILLKDVQDLGKKYEIKEVKDGYARNFLIPQGLVKTATKQAIKWLETQKVIITKEIEEDLKKAQEMASTLDGLELNIPIKVGNEGQLFEAINSQKIAEKLKEMGFDVKKSKIMLEQPIKALGEFPIKINLDHNLEVEIRVIIVEEKI, encoded by the coding sequence ATGAAAGTAATTCTCCTAAAAGACGTTCAAGATCTTGGGAAAAAATATGAAATAAAAGAAGTTAAAGACGGCTATGCTAGGAATTTTTTAATACCGCAGGGATTGGTAAAAACTGCTACAAAACAAGCCATAAAATGGCTTGAAACGCAAAAAGTAATTATTACAAAAGAGATAGAAGAAGACTTAAAAAAAGCGCAAGAGATGGCTTCTACTCTTGATGGCCTGGAATTAAATATTCCAATAAAGGTTGGCAACGAAGGCCAGCTTTTTGAAGCGATTAATAGTCAAAAAATAGCCGAAAAGCTAAAAGAGATGGGTTTTGATGTTAAAAAATCGAAAATAATGTTAGAGCAACCAATTAAAGCATTGGGAGAATTTCCTATAAAAATTAATCTAGACCACAACTTAGAAGTTGAAATAAGAGTAATAATTGTAGAAGAAAAAATCTAA
- the pyk gene encoding pyruvate kinase: MFFKKKTKIIATVGPSSEREDILEKMILAGVDCIRLNFSHNDHKSHGKIIKSIRKIEKKLVKHIAIIADIQGPKIRVGILPKEGLVLNDGQKILLDSSTKYFVNNTIPIPSKTFMDSTSEGNVVFFDDGTIKIKITNKNKSIFSAVVIKGGVLFSNKGINVPSLYIKGSVLSQKDKSDIIFAVKSGVDYVAISFLRDANDVKEARKFLKNTEVKIIAKIERPEALLNIDQIIDEADAIMIARGDLGIETPLWELPVRQKEIVERVRNKMKPVIVATQMLDSMIRNPIPTRAEVSDVANAVYDSADAVMLSGETASGKNPLEAVEMMRKVLESTEIIQNYTENSNNYGSSRFLSISKSAADIASEVNAKAIFVKTISGESARTISFFRPKNNIVAITTNPKIACQLSLVRGVIPFVTKKKSAKNIKDLILSIDLVKNFLKNGDVIVCVYDVNFNFSKETNINTITIESI; this comes from the coding sequence ATGTTTTTTAAAAAGAAAACCAAAATTATAGCTACAGTAGGCCCTTCATCTGAAAGGGAAGATATATTAGAAAAAATGATACTGGCCGGTGTTGATTGCATCCGTCTTAACTTTTCTCATAATGACCATAAAAGTCATGGAAAAATAATAAAATCCATAAGAAAAATAGAAAAAAAACTAGTAAAACACATAGCAATAATTGCCGACATACAAGGTCCTAAAATAAGAGTTGGTATTTTACCAAAAGAAGGTTTGGTGCTAAATGACGGACAAAAAATATTATTGGATTCCTCTACAAAATATTTTGTAAATAATACCATTCCTATTCCCTCAAAAACTTTTATGGATAGCACAAGCGAGGGCAATGTAGTTTTTTTTGATGACGGAACAATAAAAATTAAAATAACAAATAAAAATAAATCCATATTTAGCGCTGTCGTAATAAAAGGTGGAGTGCTTTTTTCAAATAAAGGAATAAATGTTCCTTCGCTTTATATTAAAGGTTCCGTTCTTTCTCAAAAAGATAAATCTGATATAATTTTTGCAGTAAAATCAGGAGTAGATTATGTGGCCATTTCTTTTTTGCGTGATGCAAATGACGTAAAAGAAGCTAGGAAATTTTTAAAAAATACTGAGGTTAAAATAATAGCCAAAATTGAGAGGCCGGAAGCCCTTTTGAATATAGACCAGATAATCGATGAAGCCGACGCTATAATGATAGCCAGGGGGGATTTGGGAATTGAAACTCCTCTTTGGGAGCTTCCCGTAAGACAAAAAGAAATCGTAGAAAGAGTGAGAAATAAAATGAAACCCGTAATTGTAGCAACGCAAATGCTTGATTCAATGATAAGAAATCCGATACCTACCAGGGCAGAAGTTTCTGATGTGGCTAATGCCGTATATGACTCTGCTGATGCAGTAATGCTTTCTGGAGAAACTGCTTCCGGTAAAAATCCATTAGAAGCGGTTGAAATGATGAGAAAAGTTTTAGAATCAACTGAAATAATTCAAAATTATACTGAGAATTCAAATAACTACGGCTCTTCCAGATTTTTATCAATTTCAAAGTCGGCCGCAGATATTGCATCGGAAGTTAATGCAAAGGCTATCTTTGTAAAAACAATTTCAGGAGAATCAGCTAGAACAATTTCTTTTTTTAGGCCGAAAAATAATATAGTGGCTATAACTACTAACCCAAAAATAGCTTGTCAATTATCTTTAGTACGAGGAGTAATTCCTTTTGTTACAAAAAAGAAATCGGCTAAAAACATCAAAGACTTAATATTATCTATTGATTTAGTTAAAAATTTTCTCAAAAATGGCGATGTAATAGTATGTGTTTATGATGTAAATTTTAATTTTTCCAAGGAAACAAATATAAATACTATCACCATTGAGTCAATCTAA